The nucleotide window gggtcgagttacttaatgattacgaatgcgccatcaagtaccatccaggcaaggccaatgttgtggctgacgctctcagccggaaagacactctacctagacgcgtacgagccttgcagctcactattcagtccagtcttcccgcacagatacgaactgctcagatggaagcattaaagcccgaaaacgtcaaagctgaagccttacgcggctcaaggcaacgaatggaacaaaaggaagacggcgcctactatgtaacggggcgtatttgggtcccactgtatggcggtttacgagaacttgtgatggatgaagctcataagtctcgctattcggtacatccaggttcggataagatgtaccacgatctcaaaacaacatattggtggcctagcatgaaggcccacatcgctacttacgttggcaagtgcttgacctgtgcgagagtcaaggtgaaataccagaaaccagcgggcctacttcagcaacccacgataccgcaatggaaatgggaagaaatttccatggatttcgttacaggcctacctagatctcagcgtgggaatgataccatatgggtgattgtggatcgactcaccaattctgcacacttcctggctattaaggaaacagataagttctccactctcgcagacgtttatcttaaagaagttgtttcgaggcacggggtgcccatctccatcatttcggatcgggatgcacgattcacgtcagagctatggcaagcgatgcataaatctttcggctcacgattagacatgagcacagcgtatcaccctcagacggatgggcagtctgagcgaacgatccaaactcttgaagacatgcttcgggcatgtgttatcgatttcggcaacggctgggaaaagcatctcccgttagtggagttttcgtataataacagttatcacaccagcatacaagccgctccattcgaggcattgtacggacgtaaatgccggtcacctctctgttgggcagaggtgggggatagtcagattacgggtccagagattgtagtggacgccacagaaaagattgcacaaatacgacaacgcatggcggcagctcgcgaccgtcagaaagcctacgcggataagcgtaaaaagccattggaatttcaggtcggggaccgggtattacttaaagtctcaccctggaagggtgtggtacgttttggcaaacgcggtaaactaaatccgcgatatgtcggaccatttgagattatagaaagaataggcccagtagcctacagattgaacctaccagctgaactcggtgcagtccacaatgtttttcacgtgtcaaatctgaagaagtgcatgtcagatgagaccctcatcattccttttaaggaactcactatcgacgagcggttgcagttcgtcgaggaacctgtagaaatcacggaccgggatgtgaaggtcctcaaacacaagagaatccctcttgttcgagttcgttggaactcccgacgtggcccagagtacacctgggaacgcgaagaccaaatgaaagaaaagtacccccagttattcggaaccaatgcatccactactgagactgaagctactactgcggaatttcgggacgaaattccaaatcaacggggggatgatgtgacaccccaggaaaaccagtaaacgatacaacctacctagcttcctcagtaaccgcatgctaaatttcgggatgaaatttcttttaagttggggataatgtgacaactcgaatttccaagatttctttTACGCATtcattgcacgtttattgattggTTAAGcgtttgcttgcacaattggtttgctatgaaactgtatacgttttgatacaatatagtgttttgtgattgtgcatggttatgtgttacttgtgaaagatttaacaaataatggaatgtggtgttgaaactgtaataaataatacttaagggtgtttagggttgatagtaaaactttaacaactcataaccctaatccccttccctaatcattcactaatcattcacaaagaatcaaaacacgtactttcacctcctctaatcctctctacaacatctcctcatcattcttggattcacaagctattttgcatcaagtttgattaccaatccatctagaatcgaatcaaggtaattgtttaatcattgtttgtgattaattgttgattgattgatgcttgtaaaccctagctttgggtaaagggttaccccggtaaattttataaatcaccaaACCAAATAAAACAGGGTGTGCCAAGACATTGACACACACTACTAGTCAAGACAAACCAAGACTAGAACATCCAAGAAACAACCAAACGACAAACAACATACAACccgaaaaaagaaaaacaaagccCGACAACTAAGCCTCTAACAACAGGAGACCCGAACAAAACAAGCTCTAGCCCGGATCACAATCCAAACTCTTCACCGAAATCTGCCAGGTGTCCAAAAGGTCACGATGCTTCCGGTCACTCCGAAGCTTGAACCCCATAATCTTCAAACGCACCGTACTGATAATAACATGTGAAAGCATCTCAGGGGATCGTTGGACACTAGAAAATAACCGGTTATTCCTCTCCTGCCAAACATAGTACGAAGTAGCCGCAATAAGGATCTTACCCACAATCCGGTCTAGCGTTCTAGAGTTTGTGTTTTGAATCATCCACTGCATAACCGAGGACCATGTGTTATTGACACTCTCCATGTTGACCATTTTCCTCACTGCTTCCCAAACTTTCGTGGCAAAAGAGCATTGAAAGAAAAGGTGGTCTCTAGAATCACGATCATGGTAACAAAGAGGGCAACACATAAGAATCAGATTTGTAGTGCTACCCGCTTCCCAAGTAGCCATCCTGTCTTGCGTCTTTAATTTATTAGTCATCACTAACCACATATGGAATGAATGCCGCGGGATGCATTGACTAAACCAAATTGAGTCAACCCAATCAACCCTATCACCCCTATGACGCAAAGTGTTCCAAACATCCCAAGACCGAAAATGACAAAGGTTCCCTTCCATATCTTTCCAACTACACCGATCAGCCATATCAACTAAAGGATGCGGAGAAGGAATATTTATGAGAACCGGAAAAAAGATCGACCCAAGCTTGAGGCCATTTCCATTGGCCGATATCATCAATAATATCCGCAACAGTAGACCGAAGGTTGAAACCTGCATTGGCTATTGCCCGAGGAGATATAAAGGATCTAAGAGGGCTACAAGAACACCAGTTATCACTCCAAGCATTCGTTTGCCGACCGCTCAGGATAGACATCCAAACATAAGGTCTTATGTGATTACGAATTGCAAGAATATGTCTCCATCCCCAGCTTACACTACCCCGTTTCGTCACCTCCCAGAAGTTCGTACCTTTCAATTTGTAGGAATGAATCCATTGCACCCAAAGAGAAGGATGATGATTAATAATACTCCATACATGGCCAGCAAGTAAAGCAATATTCACATCCTTAATACTGCGAACACCCAACCCCCCTCTTCCTTCGGCAAGCAAACATTGGACCAAGCGACTTTTGAACGAACTTTCCCCTGAATGCCACCATTCTAAAGAAACCGACGCATAGACTTTTCAAGCTCTTTAACTATACGAACCGGAAGCATAAAGACAGAAGCCCAATATGTGTACATAGAAGCCAGAACCGAATTGATCAGTTGAAGCCTTCCTGCAAAAGATAAAGATCTAGACATCCAATTGTCAATTCGACGTTTAACTCTCTCAATCAGGATTTTACAATCCCTATAAGCAAGACGGGTCGAAATCAGCGGAACTCCAAGGTAGCGAACCGGAAGGGAACCCTCCTGAAAAGGCATCAACCCTAGAATTTGCGTTTTCACATGGTTAGGAACATTGCAAAAGAAAATCGTACTCTTAGGAGCACTAGGAACCAAACCCGAAATCTTTGTAAAGCAACCCAAAGCATCCCTTAAAACTTTAACCGAGGGCCGATCACCATGAGCAAAAATGAATAAGTCATCCGCAAATGACACATTTATAATTCTTTGCTTAGCACATAGAGAGTGGAATTTGAACGCTGCATGAGTTCTCGCTGCATGCTGAAGGAGAAGAGACAAGACTTCCATAACTAGCGTAAACAAATACGGAGACAAGGGGTCCCCTTGTCTAAGGCCCCGCTTCCCATAAAAGAACCCATGAATGTTGCCATTGATGCAAAGGGAATACGAAACCGTAGAAACGCATGTCATAATCCACTTTACCATTTTACGATGAAAGCCAAACCTCATTAAAACAGTTTCCAGGAAAGACCAGTTAACTGTATCATATGCCTTCTGAATATCGATTTTCAAAGCACATCTAGAGGGACCTCTATTGATATGATAATTGTGCATAAGTTCTTGCGTGAGGAGGATATTATCAGAAATCTTACGACCAGGAACGAAAGCCGATTGGTTAATGCTAACCAAGCTATCCAGATTGCCTTTCAGTCTATCCGTGATGATCTTGCTGATACATTTGAAGAGCACGTTACAACAGGAAATCGGCCTATAGTCAAGGACCGAATTGGGGGTCTCCTTTTTAGGCACCAAAGCAATGATCGTGTGATTAATCTGTTTAAGCAATTGACCATTATCGAAGAAGGTAAGAACAGCGTCCGTAACTTCCTCACCCACAGTCTCCCAAGCATGTTTAAAGAAGGCTGACGTGAAACCATCCGGCCCCGGAGCTTTGTTTTCCCCAATGCTAAACATAGCCTTTTTAACTTCCTCTCTAGTCACCGGACGAACCATATGATTTGCAGCATTAGTTGAGAGAGTATTAATAAACAAGTTAATGGGAGTTAAGTTTAACGAAATGCAAGAATATTCAAGAACCAAACGAGACCTCCAGATGTCCTGAGTGACTTAATTGTGCAGACAGTTCGATATAAGCTAATGGGAGTTAAGTTTAAGGAGAGCTATAATGTTCGGAGATTGCTGGAAGCTTGGGGGATTCACTCAACACGAATGGAAGATGATGGAGGCTGATTGAGTTGTTTTTATGTTTTCCTAGATTGTAGTCTAGTTGTCGTTTTTGTTTGACATGGTTTAGTTTGTGGTTGTTTGGGTTTTACTCTCGTGGGGGTTGTCCCATGAGAGAATTAGTGTGGGCATTGCCACGCTACTTGTGCTTGTTTGGTTGttgatatatagaatcaccggggtaaaccctttacccaaaaaaaataaaaaacaagttATCAATATCAAGCTGGTCAACGTGGTCCGGGGTACCCAAAAAATCCGTGTAATGATTAACAAAAACAGCGGGGACATCATCACCCTCAAACTGGTTACCATGAGCATCTTTAATACACGAAATTTTACTTCTCGCATTCCTACTTTTCACACACTTGTGAAAATATGACGTATTAGCATCACCCGCACTAAGCCAATCAACCTTAGCTTTCTGCTTAAGAAAGCATTCCTCATCATAAGCCGCGACTTGAAAATCACGAAGACATGAAGCTTGCAACTCACGAAGGCAAGAATCCGACGGGTTAGTGTCAATTTGCTGCTGAAGATCATCTAGATGCTTCCGAAGAGAAGACACTCGTTCATGAAGGTTACCCTGATTATGAAGAATCTTGCGAAAAGCTGGCTtgagatttttcattttcttgacCACCGAATACATGGCATGTCCCGTAACACTATTAGACCATTCCTTAACAACAGCTTGCAAAAACTCCGGTTTAGACGTAATAAAGTTCGGGAATTTAAAAGGTCTCGGCTTATGACGGACAGCCGAAGACGATTTAAACACGCAAGGAGTATGATCCGAAATGCGAGGCGGATGAAAAAAAGCAAAGCCCTCCGGAAATAAAGAAAGGAGATGAATATTACCCATAATCCGATCTAGCTTTTTCAAGACACCAATACCCTCTCTCGGCTTCTGGTTCCAGGTGAAATGCATACCATGACAAGGAATATCAAGAACCTCCAATTGCTTGACGCATTCATCAAACTCCCTCATGCCAATAGAAAGACTAGACGAACCAGAAGAACAATCATCAAGACTAAGAGCCACATTAAAATCACCAAGAATTAGCCACGGCTTATCTCGAGCCAAACTATTATGCTTGGATAGATCCTCCCATAGCACCCGGACCCTAGCTTTCATGTAATGGTTCTGCGCTTtaatttgattctgattattgtgatattgATGATTGACTACTTGTATAATCGATTTCTCGATGATGTTGATGCATGATATGAAGTGATATTGATTGTTGTGTTGATTATGCATTGAGAAATATGAagtagggtttttgatcgtatgAATAAAGTTTGTAACTGATGCTTTGATTCTGTGCAAAAATTGGAATTCACGCATTATTGTTA belongs to Helianthus annuus cultivar XRQ/B chromosome 5, HanXRQr2.0-SUNRISE, whole genome shotgun sequence and includes:
- the LOC110943250 gene encoding uncharacterized protein LOC110943250, which translates into the protein MQVSTFGLLLRILLMISANGNGLKLGSIFFPVLINIPSPHPLVDMADRCSWKDMEGNLCHFRSWDVWNTLRHRGDRVDWVDSIWFSQCIPRHSFHMWLVMTNKLKTQDRMATWEAGSTTNLILMCCPLCYHDRDSRDHLFFQCSFATKVWEAVRKMVNMESVNNTWSSVMQWMIQNTNSRTLDRIVGKILIAATSYYVWQERNNRLFSSVQRSPEMLSHVIISTVRLKIMGFKLRSDRKHRDLLDTWQISVKSLDCDPG